From one Asterias amurensis chromosome 10, ASM3211899v1 genomic stretch:
- the LOC139942974 gene encoding leucine-rich repeat-containing protein 72-like, whose translation MSIHKLAVFQDEKSIGNAVSADTLVKLEMEANGMRKNLDVTQLFLAHKNLETVCSFGSFKHLNELWLNGNRLRHVTCLKDNLRISHLFLQDNELVSISGTIGHLSCLQVLMLHNNQLSKLEETVNEMKKMQALHTLNLYHNPVAQEYDYRLFVIFNIPTLKLLDREEVHGCETSEAERHFKPDKKQAKDSVAFGRRSKSAVTDAVGSMNASKAKIHTTLAGDSITQRDIENSEQLSDIKGGRRRSAMQYSHFDWSKVPLAQERRTNKTFDASSKAQIVTVRFR comes from the exons ATGTCGATACATAAATTGGCCGTTTTTCAAGATGAAAAGAGCATTGGGAATGCTGTTTCCGCCGACACG CTGGTTAAACTGGAGATGGAGGCTAATGGGATGAGGAAAAATCTTGATGTGACGCAGCTTTTTCTTGCACACAA GAACCTTGAAACAGTTTGTAGTTTTGGAAgcttcaagcatctgaatgaaTTGTGGTTGAATGGCAACAGACTTCGACATGTTACCTGTTTGAAAGACAACCTCAGAATTTCTCATCTCTTCCTACAG gATAATGAGTTAGTGAGCATTAGTGGGACAATTGGTCATCTTAGCTGTCTCCAGGTTCTGATGCTTCATAACAACCAGCTCTCTAAACTTGAAGAGACTGTTAATGAAATGAAGAAGATGCAAGCTCTACACACACTAA ATTTATACCACAATCCTGTTGCCCAAGAGTATGACTATCGTCTGTTTGTTATCTTCAATATTCCAACACTCAAGTTGCTTGACAGAGAAG AGGTTCATGGATGCGAGACTAGTGAAGCTGAACGCCACTTTAAACCTGATAAGAAACAAGCAAAAGATAGTGTAGCATTTGGAAGAAGGTCTAAGTCTGCAGTCACAGATGCAGTAGGGTCCATGAATGCTTCAAAAGCCAAAATCCACACCACACTGGCAGGAGATTCTATCACTCAAAGAGACATTGAAAA TTCTGAACAGCTGTCGGATATTAAAGGTGGAAGAAGGAGGTCAGCTatgcagtattctcactttgacTGGTCCAAAGTTCCGCTGGCGCAAGAAAGaaggacaaacaaaacatttgacgCTTCATCAAAGGCACAAATTGTCACGGTACGATTTAGATGA